A window of Sutcliffiella cohnii contains these coding sequences:
- the tyrS gene encoding tyrosine--tRNA ligase, producing the protein MNEVMKQLSAEQLKEVERQMAIYTQGVQEIIPVEDLEVKVAKSVLENRPLKIKLGLDPSAPDVHLGHTVVLKKMRQFQDNGHKIQLLIGDFTGKIGDPTGKSVARKPLTDEEVKHNAKTYFEQFGKVMDMDKVDLYYNSEWLTKLNFEDVIGLAGKITVARLMEGDDFEERIATGKPISLHEFFYPLMQGYDSVVLECDIELGGTDQHFNILMGRHYQEKFGKEKQVAMLMPLLEGLDGVEKMSKSKKNYIGIDESPNEMYGKAMSIPDELMVKYFELVTDLSLEQLETMKHDLTSGDLHPRDAKMLLGKTIVRMYHGEEAAEKAEHHFVSVFQQGAVPDELPVVEWKGSKEVLITDLLVELQMLSSKSEARRMIANRGVKLDGEKVEDVALRVSMTAGLVVQVGKRKFAKIKM; encoded by the coding sequence AAGTGATGAAACAATTATCAGCCGAACAGCTAAAAGAAGTAGAAAGACAAATGGCCATCTACACTCAAGGGGTGCAAGAAATAATTCCTGTTGAGGACCTGGAAGTAAAAGTAGCGAAATCGGTATTAGAAAATCGCCCTTTAAAAATAAAATTAGGATTAGATCCATCCGCACCAGATGTTCATCTTGGTCATACAGTCGTCCTAAAGAAAATGAGACAGTTTCAAGACAATGGTCATAAAATCCAATTATTAATTGGAGACTTTACAGGCAAAATTGGTGATCCGACTGGAAAGTCTGTCGCAAGAAAACCGTTAACGGATGAAGAAGTAAAGCATAATGCAAAAACATACTTTGAGCAATTCGGAAAAGTGATGGATATGGATAAAGTAGACTTGTACTACAACTCTGAATGGTTAACGAAATTAAACTTTGAAGATGTGATTGGATTAGCAGGAAAAATTACGGTTGCTCGATTGATGGAAGGAGATGACTTTGAGGAGAGAATTGCGACAGGAAAACCAATTTCACTTCATGAGTTTTTCTACCCGTTAATGCAAGGATACGATTCCGTTGTATTAGAATGTGATATTGAATTGGGAGGAACTGATCAGCATTTTAACATCTTAATGGGAAGACATTACCAAGAAAAGTTTGGAAAAGAAAAACAAGTTGCGATGCTTATGCCTTTATTAGAGGGTCTTGACGGTGTGGAGAAAATGTCGAAGTCTAAGAAAAACTACATCGGTATTGATGAAAGTCCAAATGAAATGTACGGAAAAGCGATGTCGATACCGGATGAGTTAATGGTGAAATACTTTGAATTAGTGACCGACCTTTCCCTTGAGCAACTGGAAACGATGAAACATGATCTAACGTCAGGCGATCTTCATCCTCGTGATGCAAAAATGCTGTTAGGGAAAACGATTGTTAGAATGTACCATGGGGAAGAAGCAGCAGAAAAAGCTGAGCATCATTTCGTTTCCGTCTTCCAACAAGGTGCAGTGCCTGATGAACTACCGGTAGTTGAGTGGAAAGGTAGTAAGGAAGTGTTAATAACAGACCTTTTAGTCGAACTACAAATGTTAAGCTCGAAAAGTGAAGCCCGCAGGATGATTGCTAATCGAGGAGTAAAGTTAGATGGTGAGAAGGTAGAAGATGTAGCTTTACGAGTATCGATGACAGCCGGATTAGTTGTACAAGTAGGAAAGCGTAAATTTGCAAAAATAAAAATGTAA
- a CDS encoding sigma-70 family RNA polymerase sigma factor — protein MSELRQMPLTIESLANKGDIINQLINDYSDDILHFVYTYVKNHTVAEDLTQEVLIKCYEKLHTFKQQSSIKTWAFRIASNHCKDYLRSWYYRKITLNEKILDFIPSKEKQVEDAVIQKDEETSLVNAVMTLPIKFREVIFLHYFEELTLSEISNVTGVNVNTLKTRLKRAKELVKSKIEEEV, from the coding sequence ATGAGTGAATTAAGGCAAATGCCGCTAACAATCGAAAGCTTAGCTAACAAGGGAGATATTATCAATCAATTAATAAATGATTATAGTGACGACATTTTACATTTTGTTTATACATACGTTAAAAATCACACGGTTGCGGAAGATTTAACACAAGAAGTACTTATTAAATGCTACGAAAAATTACATACATTTAAACAACAATCCTCCATTAAAACGTGGGCTTTTCGTATTGCAAGTAACCACTGTAAAGATTATTTAAGAAGCTGGTACTATAGAAAAATTACTTTAAACGAAAAAATTCTTGATTTTATTCCATCAAAAGAAAAGCAAGTAGAAGATGCAGTCATTCAAAAGGATGAGGAAACAAGCTTAGTTAATGCAGTGATGACTTTACCAATTAAGTTTAGAGAGGTAATTTTTCTCCACTACTTTGAGGAATTAACCTTATCAGAGATTAGTAACGTTACAGGTGTGAATGTAAATACGTTAAAAACGAGACTTAAACGGGCAAAAGAGTTAGTAAAAAGTAAAATTGAAGAGGAGGTATAA
- a CDS encoding PadR family transcriptional regulator, which produces MDNLFSNLKNSMKKTVFKDFSFSNERKVAVKEAIRAKQSPNHLHSWKEETLYLLFELLQYEGKLGYDLSIQLIQHNDLTFQNNEGQLYSLLHLIEKKGFITSEWKGEKKYYSLTSKGQKCLASYKQTSPKQKFSLKHLLEEASL; this is translated from the coding sequence ATGGATAACCTATTCTCTAACTTAAAGAATTCAATGAAAAAAACTGTCTTTAAAGATTTTTCCTTTTCTAACGAAAGAAAAGTTGCTGTAAAAGAAGCTATAAGAGCAAAACAATCACCCAATCACCTCCATTCTTGGAAGGAAGAAACTTTATATTTACTATTTGAATTATTACAGTACGAAGGAAAGTTAGGCTATGACCTTTCTATTCAACTTATCCAACACAACGATCTTACCTTTCAAAACAATGAAGGACAGCTTTATTCCCTTTTACATTTAATTGAGAAAAAAGGATTTATAACCTCTGAATGGAAAGGAGAAAAAAAATATTATTCATTAACTTCAAAAGGTCAAAAATGTTTAGCTTCTTACAAACAAACTAGTCCCAAACAAAAGTTTTCACTTAAACACTTACTAGAGGAGGCATCATTATGA
- a CDS encoding RDD family protein — MYEVSDPAGFWVRLGAGILDGLLVLVVISFILSLILGIPLGSESWVLYLLEAAYYVVVPVVWAGYTIGKKALGIRIVRMDGSDVKIGNMLLRTFVAGLIYGITFGIALIVSVTMVAAREDKRSLHDFIAGTYVTYNAPEENY, encoded by the coding sequence ATGTATGAAGTTTCAGATCCAGCAGGTTTTTGGGTTAGGCTAGGGGCCGGTATTTTAGATGGATTGCTAGTCTTAGTTGTGATCAGTTTCATTCTTTCTTTAATATTAGGTATTCCATTAGGTTCAGAATCATGGGTATTATATTTACTTGAAGCAGCTTATTATGTTGTTGTTCCTGTTGTTTGGGCTGGATATACAATCGGGAAGAAAGCTCTCGGCATACGAATTGTGCGTATGGATGGCTCAGACGTAAAAATTGGGAACATGCTTCTTCGTACTTTTGTAGCGGGGCTCATTTATGGAATAACTTTTGGAATTGCCCTTATTGTAAGTGTTACTATGGTTGCAGCACGTGAAGATAAGCGTTCGTTACATGATTTTATCGCTGGTACATATGTTACGTATAATGCCCCAGAAGAAAACTATTAA
- a CDS encoding VOC family protein, whose product MQKVTPFLMFQGQAEEAMNLYTSLIEDSEITSITRYGANQPGDEGSVMQASFSLKGQEFMCIDSNIKHDFSFTPSFSIFLTCDSEQEIDELYEKLIDGGAPLMPLGDYGFSQKFGWINDKYGVSWQLNLPIN is encoded by the coding sequence ATGCAAAAAGTTACTCCCTTTTTAATGTTTCAAGGGCAAGCGGAAGAAGCAATGAATTTGTACACTTCTTTAATAGAGGATTCCGAAATTACAAGCATCACCCGGTACGGTGCAAACCAACCAGGAGATGAAGGAAGTGTCATGCAAGCATCTTTTTCGTTAAAAGGGCAAGAATTTATGTGTATCGATAGCAATATTAAACATGACTTTTCGTTTACTCCTTCCTTTTCGATTTTCCTCACATGTGATTCGGAACAAGAAATCGATGAGCTTTATGAGAAATTAATAGACGGAGGAGCACCTTTAATGCCACTTGGTGATTACGGGTTTAGTCAAAAATTTGGATGGATTAATGACAAGTATGGTGTATCTTGGCAGTTGAACTTACCAATTAATTAA
- a CDS encoding VOC family protein produces MIKYKCLHHVSLNVTDLEKAKDFYSKILCLKEINRPDFGFPGAWYDIEGQQLHLIVDSKSQTIREDKSLSSREGHFALRVESYTETLEWLKQNNVEVLEKPNSKSGFAQIFCADPDGNLIELNVEQKDLN; encoded by the coding sequence TTGATTAAATATAAATGTCTACACCATGTCAGTCTTAATGTAACAGATTTAGAGAAGGCAAAAGACTTCTATAGTAAGATACTTTGTTTGAAAGAAATAAATCGACCAGACTTTGGGTTTCCCGGTGCGTGGTATGATATCGAGGGGCAGCAGCTACATTTAATTGTCGACTCTAAATCACAAACCATTCGGGAAGATAAAAGCTTATCGAGTAGGGAAGGCCATTTTGCACTGAGAGTAGAGAGCTATACTGAAACGTTAGAATGGTTAAAACAAAACAACGTGGAAGTGTTGGAAAAGCCAAATTCTAAAAGTGGTTTTGCGCAAATATTCTGTGCCGACCCTGATGGAAATTTAATTGAGTTAAATGTAGAGCAAAAAGATTTAAATTAA
- a CDS encoding dihydrofolate reductase family protein — MSNEGKSRKIILDLAVTLDGFIEGKNGEVDWCIMDPEMEFNNFLNQIDTILYGRKSYDLWGQYTSTIEDTNDEKEMWGLVHSKEKYVFSRTQKGYDNKAIFVSEHIPEEVNKLKNKPGKDIWLYGGASLITTFIDLGLVDEFRLSVHPVVLGEGKPLFIDIKQRLNLKLVNTRSFSSGVVQLTYHLNQE; from the coding sequence ATGTCCAATGAAGGAAAGTCAAGAAAAATAATTTTAGATTTAGCAGTTACTCTAGATGGATTTATTGAAGGGAAAAATGGTGAAGTTGATTGGTGCATAATGGACCCTGAAATGGAATTTAATAATTTTCTAAATCAGATTGATACAATTTTGTATGGAAGAAAAAGTTACGATTTATGGGGACAATATACTTCCACGATTGAAGATACTAATGATGAAAAAGAAATGTGGGGATTGGTTCATAGTAAGGAGAAATATGTGTTTTCCAGAACGCAAAAAGGGTATGACAATAAAGCAATATTTGTAAGTGAACATATTCCCGAGGAAGTAAATAAATTAAAGAATAAGCCTGGTAAAGACATCTGGTTATACGGAGGGGCAAGTCTCATCACAACTTTTATCGATTTAGGCCTAGTTGATGAATTTAGATTATCTGTTCATCCTGTGGTCTTGGGAGAAGGAAAACCATTGTTTATTGATATAAAACAAAGATTGAATCTGAAATTGGTTAATACAAGAAGTTTCTCCTCTGGCGTTGTTCAACTAACCTACCATTTGAATCAAGAGTAG
- a CDS encoding FtsW/RodA/SpoVE family cell cycle protein, translating to MSKSNFDDFLNKVTSKVKSKEAHILIKKELSYHLKELSQSFQRRDFSKDEADEKAVQEMGNPFNLGENLNRIHRPKLDWVLLLLFGIIAAISFLPVSGWTFENEAIPDNYFVTRQAIWLSLSILVLVAFLFLDYRKLLRFWPYLYCFGFILLLYTYFLGVMKMGAMNHIEVSGVVINSTHCTLFLFFLAWIGILYRINTFKSWKKQMLLFFLFWIPIIFYMMLPNFTLTIMYISCVCIMFCFSKVHKSLAIKIITTSVGTGIILLVPLLFTPRGSHFFSERLSAFLYPEKDPGGYGWVYMVLKNAYSQAGWFGNGFTNDTFIQNLPDIFTDFVFPYLVYSFGWVFGIFLCLLLLFFIGRISTNAFKTKDLFGRLLVIGGASLISVPTIWNIFMGLGLLPLVSFSLPFISYGGSMLLFNSAILGLILSVYRRKDIIQTYSYIK from the coding sequence ATGAGTAAATCAAATTTTGATGACTTCCTTAATAAAGTAACCTCAAAAGTAAAATCCAAGGAAGCACATATATTAATAAAAAAAGAACTCTCTTACCACTTAAAAGAGTTAAGTCAATCTTTCCAAAGAAGAGATTTCTCAAAAGACGAAGCAGATGAAAAAGCAGTTCAAGAAATGGGTAATCCATTTAATCTGGGAGAGAACTTAAATCGCATTCACCGACCAAAATTGGACTGGGTCCTTCTGTTACTATTTGGGATTATTGCTGCTATAAGCTTTCTACCTGTATCAGGATGGACGTTCGAGAACGAAGCGATTCCAGACAACTATTTCGTAACACGCCAAGCAATTTGGTTATCTCTTAGTATACTTGTACTCGTTGCATTTTTGTTTTTGGACTATAGAAAGCTACTCCGTTTTTGGCCCTATCTTTATTGTTTTGGATTTATTTTACTCCTATATACATATTTTTTAGGCGTTATGAAAATGGGAGCAATGAACCATATTGAGGTATCCGGAGTTGTAATAAACTCGACACACTGCACATTATTTTTATTTTTTCTAGCTTGGATAGGTATCCTTTATCGTATAAATACTTTTAAAAGTTGGAAGAAACAAATGTTACTCTTTTTCTTATTTTGGATACCAATCATTTTCTATATGATGCTTCCAAACTTCACATTAACAATCATGTATATTTCTTGTGTATGCATCATGTTTTGTTTTTCAAAAGTCCATAAAAGTTTAGCAATAAAAATAATCACTACGAGTGTTGGTACGGGAATTATCCTCCTTGTCCCGTTACTTTTTACTCCACGTGGTAGTCACTTTTTTTCAGAACGACTTTCGGCATTTTTATATCCTGAAAAGGACCCAGGTGGATATGGATGGGTATACATGGTTTTAAAAAATGCTTATAGTCAAGCTGGGTGGTTCGGAAATGGATTTACAAATGATACATTCATCCAAAATTTACCTGACATTTTTACGGATTTTGTTTTTCCTTATCTTGTTTATTCTTTCGGTTGGGTGTTTGGAATTTTCCTTTGTCTTCTATTATTATTTTTTATAGGAAGAATTTCAACAAACGCATTTAAGACAAAGGATCTATTTGGAAGACTGTTAGTAATTGGGGGCGCGAGCTTGATTTCTGTTCCAACAATTTGGAATATTTTTATGGGCCTTGGACTATTGCCATTAGTAAGTTTTTCTCTTCCTTTTATCAGTTATGGAGGAAGTATGTTGCTATTCAATTCGGCTATACTAGGGCTTATTTTAAGTGTGTATCGTAGAAAAGATATAATACAAACTTACTCCTATATAAAATAA
- a CDS encoding alpha/beta fold hydrolase, protein MEGNFITLNNNKVYVTTIGEGEPIVFLHGGPGSEHRFFLPYVKPLAAKYKLVLYDQRGCGKSDPIADNQYSMEEEVRTLELLRKELELEQINLFGESWGSMLALLYATSYPEKVNKIFLTAAIGMSATGFKAFEQELLKKMSFKDKAKLFLLDKKMQRGKATIENILDILDPYYVFSKDTLRNKVRYNMNSTVNHVIGEDIKKQYYLTEKAHKLLDIPIMVAQGSHDILPPEKIHSLLVKYIPHARLMEIKNCGHWTVVEKPNEINSLAFQFFARDK, encoded by the coding sequence GTGGAAGGTAATTTTATTACACTAAATAATAATAAAGTGTACGTGACTACTATAGGAGAAGGAGAACCTATCGTCTTTCTCCATGGTGGGCCAGGAAGTGAGCATCGTTTTTTTCTTCCTTACGTTAAACCACTAGCCGCTAAATATAAATTAGTGCTATATGACCAGAGAGGATGCGGAAAGTCGGATCCTATTGCAGATAATCAATATTCAATGGAAGAAGAAGTTAGGACGTTAGAGTTACTTCGGAAGGAACTAGAGTTAGAACAAATTAATTTGTTTGGAGAATCGTGGGGAAGTATGCTGGCCTTATTATATGCAACCTCCTATCCAGAAAAGGTTAATAAAATCTTTTTAACAGCTGCAATTGGAATGTCAGCAACTGGATTTAAAGCATTTGAACAGGAATTACTGAAAAAGATGTCTTTTAAAGATAAGGCAAAACTATTTTTGTTAGATAAAAAAATGCAAAGGGGAAAAGCCACGATTGAAAATATACTAGACATTTTAGATCCCTACTATGTTTTTTCCAAAGACACACTCAGGAATAAAGTAAGATACAACATGAATAGTACAGTTAATCATGTGATCGGTGAAGATATAAAAAAACAATACTATTTAACAGAAAAGGCTCACAAATTATTAGACATCCCGATTATGGTTGCGCAAGGTAGCCATGATATTTTACCGCCAGAAAAAATTCATAGTTTGCTAGTGAAGTACATTCCGCATGCAAGATTAATGGAAATAAAGAACTGCGGACATTGGACGGTAGTGGAGAAACCAAATGAGATTAATTCTTTAGCCTTTCAGTTTTTTGCTAGGGATAAGTAA